In Lapillicoccus jejuensis, the DNA window GGCGGTCGCCGTCCACGTCCTGCTCGAGGTGCCGACGGCGGCCGACCGGCTGCCGCTGCGGGTCCCGGAGGGGGCGCGGGTGACCTGGCTCCCGCGCGACGGGGCGCCGTACGGCGGGCCGCTGCTGGCGGCGCTGGGTGACTGGACCCCGGTCGGCTGCGCGACGTCGACCGCGCGGGCCGGGCTCTACGCGTGGGTCGCGGGGGAGGCGGCCGTCGTCCGCGCGGCCCGGCGGCACCTGGTCCGCGAGGCCGGGGTGGCCCGCGAGCGGGTGACGTTCATGGGGTACTGGAGGCTCGGCGGACCGCTCTGAGGGCGGACGGGAGGGCGTTGTCGGTGGTCGGCCTTACGGTGGGGACATGCGTCCGACAACCGACATCAAGCGAACCGTGGCCCCGTTCCGCGTGGAGTCGGAGTTCTCCCCGAGCGGTGACCAGCCGAGCGCCATCGCGGAGCTCGCGCGACGGGTGAAGGACGGCGAGGAGGACATCGTCCTGCTGGGCGCCACCGGCACCGGCAAGTCGGCGACGACCGCCTGGCTCATCGAGCAGGTGCAGCGCCCCACGCTCATCATGGCGCCCAACAAGACGCTGGCCGCCCAGCTGGCCAACGAGTTCCGCGAGCTGCTGCCCAACAACGCCGTCGAGTACTTCGTCAGCTACTACGACTACTACCAGCCCGAGGCGTACATCCCGCAGACGGACACCTACATCGAGAAGGACTCCTCGATCAACGAGGAGGTCGAGCGGCTGCGGCACAGCGCGACGAACTCGCTGCTGACCCGCCGCGACGTCGTCGTCGTCGCCTCCGTCTCGTGCATCTACGGCCTGGGCACCCCTCAGGAGTACGTCGACCGCATGGTGCGGATGCGGGTCGGCGACCGGCTCGACCGCGACGAGCTGCTGCGCCGGTTCGTCCAGATGCAGTACACCCGCAACGACCTCGCCTTCACCCGCGGCACGTTCCGGGTGCGGGGCGACACCGTCGAGATCATCCCGGTCTACGAGGAGCACGCCGTCCGGATCGAGCTGTTCGGCGACGAGGTCGAGCGGATCTACACGCTGCACCCGGTCAGCGGCGAGATCATCCGCGAGGAGGAGGAGATGTACGTCTTCCCCGCCACGCACTACGTCGCCGGCCCGGAGCGGATGGAGCGGGCGATCAAGGGCATCGAGCTCGAGCTCGCCGACCGCCTCTCCGAGCTGGAGCGGCAGGGCAAGCTGCTCGAGGCGCAGCGGCTGCGGATGCGCACGACGTACGACATCGAGATGATGCGCCAGGTCGGCTCGTGCAGCGGCATCGAGAACTACTCGCGACACATCGACGGTCGCGCCCCCGGGTCCGCCCCCAACTGCCTGCTCGACTACTTCCCCGAGGACTTCCTGCTCGTCATCGACGAGTCGCACCAGACCGTGCCGCAGATCGGCGCGATGTACGAGGGCGACATGTCCCGCAAGCGGATGCTCGTCGACCACGGCTTCCGGCTGCCCAGCGCGACCGACAACCGGCCGCTGAAGTGGGAGGAGTTCCTCGAGCGGATCGGGCAGACGGTCTACCTGTCGGCGACGCCGGGCGACTACGAGCTGGCCAAGTCCGGCGCCCCGGTGGAGCAGATCATCCGCCCGACCGGGCTCGTCGACCCCGAGATCGTGCTCAAGCCGACCAAGGGCCAGATCGACGACCTGCTGCACGAGATCTCGACGCGCACCGAGCGCAACGAGCGCGTCCTCGTCACGACCCTGACGAAGAAGATGGCCGAGGACCTCACCGACTACCTCCTCGACAAGGGGGTGCGGGTGCGCTACCTGCACTCCGACATCGACACGCTGCGCCGCGTCGAGCTGCTGCGCGAGCTGCGGATGGGCGAGTTCGACGTCCTCGTCGGCATCAACCTGCTGCGCGAGGGTCTCGACCTGCCCGAGGTGTCGCTGGTGAGCATCCTCGACGCCGACAAGGAGGGGTTCCTGCGCTCCACGCGATCGCTCATCCAGACCATCGGCCGCGCGGCGCGCAACGTCAGCGGCCAGGTCCACATGTACGCCGACAAGGTCACGCCGTCGATGCAGCAGGCGCTCGACGAGACCGACCGCCGCCGCGAGAAGCAGATCGCCTACAACCTCGAGCGGGGCATCGACCCGATGCCGCTGCGCAAGAAGATCGCCGACATCACCGACCTGCTCGCGCGCGAGGACGCGGACACCGAGGCGCTGCTCGGCAGCGGGCGCGCCCAGTCGCGCGGCAAGGGCGGCCGCAAGAACGGCGGCGCGCCGTCCGCGGGCGGGCGAGGGGCGATGGCGGCCGACGTCGCGACGAGCGGGTCCGGCGGCGACGCCGGCTCGATGGCCGCGGCCGACCTCGCCTCGCTCATCCAGGAGCTCACCGCGCAGATGCACCAGGCGGCGGCCGAGCTGCGGTTCGAGCTCGCGGCCCGGCTGCGCGACGAGCTGGGCGACCTCAAGAAGGAGCTCCGCCAGATGCAGCGCGCCACCTCCTGACGTGAGCACCGCCTCGGTCGTGAGCACCCTCCCGCTGCGCGCCGACCGCGACTTCCGTCGCTACTGGTGGGCGCGGGTCGTGTCGGTGACCGGCACGGTGGTCACCACGGTCGCGCTGCCGGTGCTGGTCTACCGGCTGACCGGGTCCCCCGGGCTCACCGCGCTGACGACGACGCTCGAGGCGCTGCCCTACCTGCTTGTCGGGCTCGTCGCCGGGGCGGTCGCCGACCGGGTCGACCGGCGCCGGCTGATGGTCGCCGCCGACCTGGTCAACGTGGTCGTCGTCGGGTCCGTGCCCCTGGCGTGGTTCCTCGGGCACCTCACCGTGCCGCACGTCCTCGTGACGGCCTTCCTCGTCCAGACGGTGTTCACGTTCTACGACGGCGCGAACTTCGGCGCGCTGCCGGTGCTCGTCGGCACCGCCCGGGTCGCCGACGCCAACGCCGCGGTGTGGAGCGTCGGCGGGGTCGTCGACCTCGTCGGGCCGGCCGCCGCCGGGGCGGTGCTCGCGGTGCTGCACCCGGCCGAGCTGCTCGTCGTCGACGCGGCGTCGTACGCCGTCTCCGCGGTGCTCGTGGCCCGGATCGGTCGTCCGCTCTCGCGGACCCGGGAGCGACGGGGCGGCCGGGCCGCCGTCGTGGGGGAGGTCCGCGAGGGGCTGGGGTTCCTCTGGCGGCACACGGGGGTGCGGACCCTGACCTTCATGGGGACCCTGCAGTCCGCGGCCGGCGGCGGGTTCATGGCCCTCTTCGTCCCGTGGTCGGACCGGGTGCTCGGGATCGGGACGTCCGGGTGGCGGTTCGGGCTGGTCTACAGCGTGTGGGGGATCGGTGGTGTCGCCGCGGCGACGGCCAGCGCCCGGCTCCAGCGACGGCTCGGGGCGACGCGGGTGTGCCTGCTCGCGATGCCGCTGTCCGCGGCGGCGGGCATCGCGGCCACCCTCACCCGCTCGTGGGTCGTCGCGGCGCTCGTCCTCGTCGCCTGGGGGGTGGCCTACCAGCTCGTCCTCGTCGCGAGCATCACCTACCGGCAGACGGTGACCCCGGAGCACCTGCTCAGCCGCGTCAACACGACCGCGCGGATGCTCGCCTGGGGCGTCGGCTGGTCGCTGGGGGCGGTGGCCGCCGGCGCGCTGGCCGGCGGGCTGGGCGTCCAGCGCACGATGCTCGTCCTCGCCTGCGCGAGCGTCCTCGCGGCCCTGCTGGGCTGGTTGTCCCCCTTGCGCTCGGGCGACCCGCACGACCGTGCCGAGCGGGCCGGGCGGGCGGACGGCTCGCCGGACGACCATCTGGTGGGCGCCCCCGACGGGTCGCCGCGGGGGGCTGAGAGCATGGACGCGTGAAGGCGCTCCTGCTCGAGAAGATCCACCCCGACGCCCGCGCGACCCTCGAGGCCTCCGGCTACGAGGTCCACGAGCACCCGGGAGCGATGGACGAGGCCGAGCTCGTGGCGGCGCTGCCGGGCGTGCACCTGCTCGGCATCCGCTCCGGCACCCGGGTCACCCCGGCGGCCCTCGACGCCGGGACCGACCTGCTCGCGGTCGGGGCGTTCTGCATCGGCACCAACCAGATCGACCTCGAGGCGACGACCGCGCACGGGGTGGCCGCCTTCAACGCGCCGTTCTCCAACACCCGCAGCGTCGTCGAGCTGGCCATCGCCGAGATGATCGCGCTCACCCGGCGGCTGACCGAGAAGAGCGACGCGCTGCACCGCGGCCTGTGGGACAAGTCCGCCAAGGGCGCGCACGAGATGCGCGGCCGCACACTCGGCATCATCGGCTACGGCAACATCGGCAGCCAGCTCTCCGTCCTCGCCGAGGCGCTCGGGATGGGCGTCGTCTACGTCGACGGCGACGACAAGCTGCCGATGGGCAACGCCCGGGCGCTCCCGTCGCTCGAGGAGCTGCTCCAGGTCGCCGACGTCGTGAGCATCCACGTGGACGGGCGGATCGGCAACGCCGGGCTGTTCGGGGCCAAGGAGTTCGCGGCGATGAAGCCCGGCTCGGTCTTCCTCAACCTCTCGCGCGGGTTCGTCGTCGACACGGCCGCGCTCGCCGACGCCGTGCGCAGCGGCCACCTCGCCGGCGCCGCCCTCGACGTCTTCCCCGTCGAGCCCAAGGCGCAGGGCGACGGCTTCGAGTCCGAGCTGCGCGGGCTGCCCAACGTCATCCTCACCCCGCACGTCGGCGGGTCGACCGAGGAGGCGCAGCGCGACATCGGCCGGTTCGTCTCGGGCAAGCTGCGCGACTACGTCGAGCGCGGCAGCACCTCGCTGAGCGTCAACCTGCCGACGGCGCTGCTCGACGGCCCGCCGTCGGCGCACCGGCTCGCGCTGCTGCACAGCAACGTCCCCGGCGTCCTCGCCCGCGTCAACCAGCTGCTCTCCGAGCACGACGTCAACATCGAGGGCCAGGTGCTGGCCACCCGCGGCGAGCTCGGCTACGTCGTCACCGACATCGCCGCCGCCCCGTCCCCCGAGGCCGTCACCGCCCTCGAGGCCATGGCCGAGACGGTCCGCCTGCGCCGCCTGGGCTGACGCGCGCCGCCGTACGGCGGCGCCTGCGGTCAGGCGACGGGGGTGGCCTGCCGCTCGTCGTGGCGGGTCTTGAGCAGGCTGGCGACGGTCGTCGTGCCGAGGATGACGACGATGGCGCCGAGCGACACCGAGATGGGGATCTCGGGGACGGGCAGGCCCTCGCCGCCGTTGACGAACGGCAGCGTGTTCTCGTGCAGGGCGTGCAGGACGAGCTTGACGCCGATGAAGGCGAGCAGCACGGCCAGGCCGAGGCTGAGGTAGACGAGCTTCTTGAGCAGGCCGCCGATGAGGAAGTACAGCTGCCGCAGACCCATGAGGGCGAAGAGGTTGGCTGCGAGGACGAGGTACGGCTCCTTGGTCAGACCGTAGATCGCCGGGATCGAGTCGAGCGCGAAGAGCAGGTCGGTCGTGCCCAGCGCGAGGATGACGATGAACATCGGCGTGACGAGCCGCTTGCCGTCGACCCGCGTCGTCAGGTGCGCCCCGGCGAACTCCTTCGTCGCCGGCAGGCGCCGCTCGACCCAGGCGAGGAAGCGGTTCTCCTGGTACTCGTCGTCGTCGCTCTCGCCGCCGGTGGCCAGCTTGACCGCGGTGTAGACCAGGAACGCGCCGAAGAGGTAGAAGACCCAGGCGAACTGGTTGATGACGACGGCACCCAGCGCGATGAAGATGCCGCGCAGCACGACGGCGATGATGATGCCGACGAGCAGCGCCGTCTGCTGCAGCTTCTCGGGCACCTTGAAGCTGGCCATGATGAGCAGGAAGACGAAGAGGTTGTCGACCGAGAGGCTGTACTCGGTCAGCCAGCCGGCGTAGAACTCGCCCGCGTAGCGCCCTCCGGCCAGCGCCCAGACGCCGACCCCGAAGGCGACGGCCAGCCCGACGTAGAAGCCCAGCGCGATGGCGCACTCGCGCATCGACGGCACGTGCGGGCGCCGCCCGATGACGACGACGTCGACGGCGAGAGCCAGCGCCATGACGGCGATGGTGGTGATCCAGACCCAGGTGGGGACGTTCACGGGCGGGCAGCCTTCCGGTCGGCGACATGGCGTATCGACCGAAGGTCTCTCCCACCGCGTCCGGTGCGGGACGGCGGCCGGCTCCCCGGGCGGCCGCTGGGGACCGCCGTGATGACGAGGACACCGTGGAGGGGATACTCCCCTTCGCGAGGTCCAGCATGGCACAGGGGTGTGCTGCGGACCGCCGAGGGAACGCCCTGTGGACAGGGATTGTTCCCAGCCGGCCCACAGGGAGCGCTCAGAGTGGCAGCACGAACCGTCCGGCGCCGCTCAGCGTCTCCTGCCGGGGTGGGGTGAGCGCCTCCTCGACCAGGCCCTGCCCGGTCTCCGGGGCGTGCACCATGGCGCCGGGCCGGACGACGACCCCGACGTGGTACGCCCGGGTCGCGCCCGGCTTGGTGAAGAAGTACAGGTCGCCGGGTCGCACCTCGTCCAGGTCGACCGGCTCGGCCGCGTCCTGCTGGTCGTCGGCGTCGCGGGGGACGACGAGCCCGAGGGCGCGGAACCCGTGGTGGACCAGCCCGCTGCAGTCGAGCCCGTACGGCGTCGCGCCCGCCCAGAGGTAGGGCAGGCCGAGATGGCGCCGGGAGACGCCCAGCAGCGGGTGCTCGGCCTCGGCGGCGAGGCGCGCGACCTGCGGGTCGACGTCGGGGAGGGGTGGGACCCCCGCCTCGCCCGGGTCACCCGGCTCGCTCAGGTGGGCGGCGCGCACCCAACCGGGGTAGCCGCGCGGGTCGAGCGAGCTCGGCTGCCACGGCGCCACGACGTGCACCCACCCGGGCAGGTCGGGGTCCTCGTCGTCGACGAGCACCGGCTCGCCCAGGGCGAGCTGGGTGTCGAGGCGGCCGTGCAACCCCAGCCGCCCGTCACCGTCGTGGCCGTCGGTGGGGCGCTCGTCGAGCAGCGCCAGCCACCCGGTCACGTCGGGCGAGGCGGCCGTCGCGGCGGCGTCCACCGCCCGCGGGGAGTCGGCCCTCGTCCACACGTTGGCGACCGGGACGGTGACGTGGGCGAGCCGGGAGGACGTCATCCCGCCATCCAAACACGGACCGCCCGACCCGCCGAGCCGGGAACCGCCGTCGACCGCGACCGGGCTGGGCCAGACTGGCGGCATGCTGCCGCTGCTCCAGGACGTCCGCCGGCGCGCTCACCAGGTCGTGCCCGCCCCCGCCCTCGACTACCTCGAGACCGGGTCGGGGCAGGAGGTCACCCTCGGCGAGGCGGAGCAGGCCTGGCGCGACTGGCGCCTCGTCCCGCAGATCCTCGCCGGCGTCGGACCGCTCTCGAGCATCTCGACCGCGACGCGCGTCCTCGGCGACGTCGTGGCGACCCCGGTGCTGGCCGCGCCGACGGCGTACCACCGCTTCGTCCACGACGAGGGCGAGCTCGCGACCGCGCGGGGCGTCGCCGCGGCGGGCTCGCTCATGGTGCTCTCCTCGCGGGTGACCGTGCCGCTCGAGGACGTCGCCGACGCGCTCCGGGCCGGTGGCACCCCGTGGTGGTGGCAGTCCTACCTCGTCGGCGAGCGCGCCGTCACCGCCGGCCTCGCCGAGCGCGCCGTCGCGGCGGGGGCCACCGCGATCGTGCTCACGGGCGACACGCCGTACGTCTCCGTCCGCACCCGCACCGCGTCGGGCCCGGTGCCCGTCGACGAGGAGGTGCTCGCCGTCAACATGGCCCGCCACGTGCCGCGCGGGGCCGACCTGTCCACCGCGCTCGCGCAGGCGCCGGCGAACCTGGCCGACATCCGCTGGCTGCACGAGCTCACCGGCCTGCCGGTCCTCGTCAAGGGCGTCCTCGGCGGCGAGGACGCGCAGCGCTGCCTCGAGGCGGGCGCCGCCGGGGTCGTCGTCAGCACCCACGGCGGACGCCAGCTCGACCGGGTCGTCGCGAGCGCCCACGTGCTGCCCGACGTCGTCGAGGCGGTCGGCGGGGCGGCGCCGGTCCTCGTCGACGGCGGGATCCGCACCGGGATCGACGTGCTCGTCGCGCTCGCGCTCGGCGCCGACGCCGTCCTGCTCGGGCGACCCGTCGTGTGGGGTCTCGCGGCCGGTGGTGCTCAGGGGGTGGGCGACGTCCTCGGCGCGGTGACGGCCGACCTCGCCCACGGGATGGGCCTGCTCGGCGCCGCCGACGTCGCCGGGGTCCGCGCGGCGCGGCACCGGGTCGTCCCGGCCGGCCTGCGCCGATGACCGTCCCCGCGCTGCCGGGCGGCGCGGTGCAGCGCCTGCGCGACCTCGTCGCCGCCGCGCCGGGCGAGGTCGCCCTCGCCGTACGGCGCCACGACGGCGCGGCCCTCGACGTGGGCGCCGACCGGGTCGTCCCCTCGGCCAGCACGATCAAGGTGCCCGTCCTCGTCGCCGTCCTGCGCGCCGTCCAGGACGGCCGGCTCGCCCTCGACGAGCCGGTGCCGCTGCCGCCGCCGGGGGAGCGGGTCGGGGGCAGCGGCCCGCTCGAGCTGCTGCCGTCGCTGACCGCCCTGCCCGTGCACGAGCTGCTGCTGCTGATGATCTGCCTCAGCGACAACGACGCGACCAACGTCCTGCTCGACCGGCTCGACGAGGTCGTCGGCCCCGGCGCGGTCGCCGCCGCGCTCGCGCTCGTGCCGACCCGCGCGACCCACCTACGCCGCCGGCTCATGGACGCGCAGGCCGCGGCACGCGGCCTGCAGAACGAGACGACCGCGGCCGACCTGGTCGACCTGCTCGTCGCCCTGCGCGAGAGGCGCCTGCTCGACCACGAGCGCACCGGGGTCGCGCTCGACGTGCTGGGCCGGCAGCAGTTCCGCGAGGGCCTGCCCGCCTACCTGCCCGAGTCGGTGCCTGTCGCCTCGAAGACCGGCGAGATCTTCGGGGTCCGCGCCGACGTGGCGCTGGTCGAGCCCCAGCCGGGCCGGTGGGCGGTCGTGGCCGTCGTCGCGACCGGGCTCGGGCGCGGCGGGTCGGGCACCGACATCGTGTCCGCCGCGGGCCGCGACCACGGGACGAGCGTCCTGCCGACCTTCGCCGCGGTGGGGGAGGTCGTCGCGTCCCTCGTCGGCGTGGGACATGCGAGCGAAACACGGGCTCACTAGGGTCGGCGACGTGAGCGCGCCGTTCGAGGTGTACGAGGCGAGGGGACCGGTCGAACCGACGCCGGACACGCCGTACGACGAGATGTTCGCGCCCGACGCGAGCGTGCGACCCGGGTACGCCGCCCTGGGCCGGCGGGTGCAGCAGATCGGCCCCGAGGACCTGCACGTGCGGGCCGAGTCGCTCTCCCGCTCGTACGTCGACCAGGGCGTCACCTTCGACCTCGGCGGCGTCGAGCGGCCCTTCCCGCTCGACCTCGTCCCGCGGCTCATCGAGCCCGACGTGTGGGCGCCGGTCGAGCGCGGCGTCGCCCAGCGGGTGCGGGCCCTCGAGGCGTTCCTCGACGCCGTCTACGGCGAGGGCCGGCTGTTCCGCGACGGGGTGATGCCGCGGCACGTCGTGCTCTCCTCGCCGCACTTCCACCGCGTCGTCCACGGGCTGGAGCCGGTCGGCGGGGTGCGGGTGCACGTCGCCGGGATCGACCTGGTCCGCGACAACGCCGGCACCTTCCGCGTCCTCGAGGACAACGTGCGGGTGCCGTCCGGCGTGTCGTACGTCATGACCAACCGCCGGGCGATGGCGACGGCGCTGCCCGAGGTGTTCGCCGACCACCGGATCCGCCCGGTGGCGCGCTACCCGCGCCAGCTGCTCGCCGCGCTGCGGGCGACCGCCCCGGCCGGGGTCGCCGACCCGACGGTCGTCGTCCTCACCCCGGGCGTCTACAACTCGGCCTACTTCGAGCACGCGCTGCTCGCGCGGCTCATGGGGGTCGAGCTCGTCGAGGGCCGCGACCTCGTCTGCCGCGGCGGTCGGGTGCTCATGCGGACGACGAACGGGCTCGAGCCGGTCCACGTCATCTACCGCCGCGTCGACGACGAGTTCCTCGACCCGGTCCACTTCCGCGCCGACTCGCTGCTGGGCGTCGCCGGGATCGTCAACGCCATGCGGGTCGGCAACGTCACCGTCGCCAACGCGCTCGGCAACGGCGTCGCCGACGACAAGCTCGTCTACACCTACGTGCCGGACCTCATCCGCTACTACCTCGCCGAGGACCCCGTCCTGCCCAACGTCGACACGTGGCGGATGGAGGAGCCGGCGCACCGCGAGGAGGTGCTCGACCGGCTCGACGAGCTCGTCCTCAAGCCGGTCGACGGCTCCGGCGGCAAGGGCATCGTCATCGGCCCGCGCGCGAGCCGCGCCGAGCTCGACGAGCTGCGCGCGAAGGTGCTCGCCGACCCGCGCGGCTGGATCGCGCAGCCCGTCGTCCAGCTCTCCACCCACCCGACCTTCATCGACGGGGCGCTGCGGCCGCGGCACGTCGACCTGCGCCCGTTCGCCGTCAACGACGGCCGCGAGGTGTGGGTGCTGCCCGGCGGCCTGACCCGGGTCGCCCTGCCCGAGGGCGAGCTCATCGTCAACTCCAGCCAGGGCGGCGGGTCGAAGGACACCTGGGTACTGTCGCGCTCGGCCCTGCCCGGCGCCACCGCGCGGCTCGTCCAGGAGCCGCCCACCGGCCGCCTGGATCTGCGGCAGATGGAGCAGCAGCAGCAGCAGTCCGGCGGGGCGCCGTACGGCGACGTCGTGGGGGGTGCGCCGTGCTGAGCCGGATCGCCGAGTCGTTCTTCTGGATCGGGCGCTACCTCGAGCGGGCCGACGCCACCGCCCGGATCCTCGACAGCCACCTCAGCACCCTCGTCGAGGACCCGTCGGTCGAGGAGGCCGCGGCGTCGCGGACCCTGCTCGAGGTCATGGGCATCGAGGCCGTCGACCTGCCGGCCGGCACCCGCGTCGACAACGCCCTCGTCCTGCGGCTGCTCGGCCACGACCCCGACTCGGGCAGCTCGACGGTCTACGCCATCGGGTGCGCCCGCGAGTCCGCCCGGCGCGCCCGCGAGACGGTGTCGGCCGAGGTGTGGGAGGCCATCAACACGACCTGGCACGCGGTCGCCCACGGGCAGCTGCAGGCGATGCGCCCGCACCTCGCGTCGCGGCTCGTCGTCGAGCGCGTCGCGATGATCTCCGGGCTCGTCGAGGGGACGGTCACCCACGACGAGAGCTGGCAGTTCCTCGTCCTCGGCCGCAGCATCGAGAGGGTCGACATGACGGCGCGGCTGCTGTCCAACGCGTCGCTGTCCGCCGGCACCGCCACCGTGTGGGGCACCACGCTGCGGGCCTGCGGGGCGCTCGAGGCGTTCACCCGCACCTACCGCGGCCGGCTCGCGCAGCGCGAGGCGGCCGAGTTCCTCCTGCTCGACCCGCTCTTCCCCCGGTCGGTGCTGCACTCGCTGCAGCAGGCCGAGGCGTGCGTCGCCGCGCTCGACTACGGCGCCCCGCGCCGGGGCGGGCCCGGCACGCACGGCGAGGCGGCGCGGCTCCTCGGCCGCGCGCGGGCCGAGCTGGAGTACCGGCCGCTCGCCGACGTGCTCACCGACCTCGCCGGCGAGATGGAGCGGATCCAGCAGCGGGCGACCAGGGCCAGCGAGGCCATCGCGGCCCGGTGGTTCCCGACGCCGGCGACGCCCGGCTGGCGGGTGGGCGACCTGTGAGCGCGCGCCTCGTCGTCCGGCACCGCACCGGCTACCGCTACCCGCAGGGCGCCCTCGTCTCCTTCGACGAGGTGCGTCTCACCCCGCCGACGACGGCCGAGCAGACCGTCTTCTCCACGCGGGTCGAGGTGACGCCCACGCCGTGGTCGTTCCAGTACGTCGACTACTGGGGCACCCACGTCACCGCCTTCGAGCTGCACGAGCGGCACGAGCAGCTCGTCGTCACCGCGACGTCGTCGCTCGACGTGCACCGCCCGCCGCGCACCGGGCAGGGCCTGACCTGGGACGCGCTCGCCGCCGCGTCGGTCGGGTCCGAGCCGTGCGAGTACCTCGCCGTCACCGACCGCGTCGCGCCGCCGCCGGACCTCGCCGCCCGGGTCGCCGACCTGCGCCGTACGGCGTCCTCCCCGGCCGCGCTGGTCGACGCGGTCGTCGGGCTCGTCCACGACGAGGTGCGCTACGAGACCGGCTCGACCCACGTCGCCTCGAGCGCGGCCGACGCGTGGGCCGCCCGGGCCGGGGTGTGCCAGGACCTCACGCACCTGACCATCGGCGCGCTGCGCTCCGTGGGCGTGCCCACCCGCTACGTCTCCGGCTACGTCCTGCCCGACCCCGAGGCACCGCTGGGCGAGCCGGTGCCGGGGGAGTCGCACGCCTGGGTCGAGTGGTGGGACGGCACCTGGCTCGGCATCGACGTGACGAACCTCGTCGTCCCCGGCGACCTGCACGTCGAGGTCGCCCACGGCCGCGACTACGCCGACGTCCCGCCGCTCACCGGCGTCTTCACCGGCGCCCCCGCGTCCGACATGTTCGTCGAGGTGACCGTCACGCGCACCGCGTGACGGTCACCGTCGTCACCAGCCGCGCTCGCGCCACTCCGGCAGGTGCGGGCGCTCGGCGCCGAGGGTCGTGTCGCCGCCGTGGCCGGGGTAGACCCAGGTGTCGTCGTCGTAGACGTCGAAGACGCGCTCGGTGACGTCGGCGATGAGGTCCTCGAAGCTCTGGCCCTCGTTCTTCGTGTTGCCGACGCCGCCGGGGAAGAGCGAGTCGCCGGTGAAGAGGTGCGTGCGGCCGTCGGCGTCCTCGTAGGCCAGCGCCACCGACCCGGGGGTGTGGCCGCGCAGGTGGACGACGTCGAGGGTGACGTCGCCGAAGGTCACGGTGTCACCGTGCGCGAGGCGCCGGTCGGGCGCGACGGGCAGCGCGTCGGCGTCGTCCTCGCCGGCGGCGCTGCGGGCCCCGGTCGCGTCGAGGACGGCGGCGAGGGCGCGGTGGTGGTCCCAGTGCTGGTGGGTCGTGACGACCTTGACCAGCCGCCCGCCGGCCTCGGCGACGAGGGCGAGGATGGCCTCCGCGTCGTCGGCGGCG includes these proteins:
- the uvrB gene encoding excinuclease ABC subunit UvrB is translated as MRPTTDIKRTVAPFRVESEFSPSGDQPSAIAELARRVKDGEEDIVLLGATGTGKSATTAWLIEQVQRPTLIMAPNKTLAAQLANEFRELLPNNAVEYFVSYYDYYQPEAYIPQTDTYIEKDSSINEEVERLRHSATNSLLTRRDVVVVASVSCIYGLGTPQEYVDRMVRMRVGDRLDRDELLRRFVQMQYTRNDLAFTRGTFRVRGDTVEIIPVYEEHAVRIELFGDEVERIYTLHPVSGEIIREEEEMYVFPATHYVAGPERMERAIKGIELELADRLSELERQGKLLEAQRLRMRTTYDIEMMRQVGSCSGIENYSRHIDGRAPGSAPNCLLDYFPEDFLLVIDESHQTVPQIGAMYEGDMSRKRMLVDHGFRLPSATDNRPLKWEEFLERIGQTVYLSATPGDYELAKSGAPVEQIIRPTGLVDPEIVLKPTKGQIDDLLHEISTRTERNERVLVTTLTKKMAEDLTDYLLDKGVRVRYLHSDIDTLRRVELLRELRMGEFDVLVGINLLREGLDLPEVSLVSILDADKEGFLRSTRSLIQTIGRAARNVSGQVHMYADKVTPSMQQALDETDRRREKQIAYNLERGIDPMPLRKKIADITDLLAREDADTEALLGSGRAQSRGKGGRKNGGAPSAGGRGAMAADVATSGSGGDAGSMAAADLASLIQELTAQMHQAAAELRFELAARLRDELGDLKKELRQMQRATS
- a CDS encoding MFS transporter, with the protein product MSTASVVSTLPLRADRDFRRYWWARVVSVTGTVVTTVALPVLVYRLTGSPGLTALTTTLEALPYLLVGLVAGAVADRVDRRRLMVAADLVNVVVVGSVPLAWFLGHLTVPHVLVTAFLVQTVFTFYDGANFGALPVLVGTARVADANAAVWSVGGVVDLVGPAAAGAVLAVLHPAELLVVDAASYAVSAVLVARIGRPLSRTRERRGGRAAVVGEVREGLGFLWRHTGVRTLTFMGTLQSAAGGGFMALFVPWSDRVLGIGTSGWRFGLVYSVWGIGGVAAATASARLQRRLGATRVCLLAMPLSAAAGIAATLTRSWVVAALVLVAWGVAYQLVLVASITYRQTVTPEHLLSRVNTTARMLAWGVGWSLGAVAAGALAGGLGVQRTMLVLACASVLAALLGWLSPLRSGDPHDRAERAGRADGSPDDHLVGAPDGSPRGAESMDA
- the serA gene encoding phosphoglycerate dehydrogenase is translated as MKALLLEKIHPDARATLEASGYEVHEHPGAMDEAELVAALPGVHLLGIRSGTRVTPAALDAGTDLLAVGAFCIGTNQIDLEATTAHGVAAFNAPFSNTRSVVELAIAEMIALTRRLTEKSDALHRGLWDKSAKGAHEMRGRTLGIIGYGNIGSQLSVLAEALGMGVVYVDGDDKLPMGNARALPSLEELLQVADVVSIHVDGRIGNAGLFGAKEFAAMKPGSVFLNLSRGFVVDTAALADAVRSGHLAGAALDVFPVEPKAQGDGFESELRGLPNVILTPHVGGSTEEAQRDIGRFVSGKLRDYVERGSTSLSVNLPTALLDGPPSAHRLALLHSNVPGVLARVNQLLSEHDVNIEGQVLATRGELGYVVTDIAAAPSPEAVTALEAMAETVRLRRLG
- a CDS encoding TerC family protein, with translation MNVPTWVWITTIAVMALALAVDVVVIGRRPHVPSMRECAIALGFYVGLAVAFGVGVWALAGGRYAGEFYAGWLTEYSLSVDNLFVFLLIMASFKVPEKLQQTALLVGIIIAVVLRGIFIALGAVVINQFAWVFYLFGAFLVYTAVKLATGGESDDDEYQENRFLAWVERRLPATKEFAGAHLTTRVDGKRLVTPMFIVILALGTTDLLFALDSIPAIYGLTKEPYLVLAANLFALMGLRQLYFLIGGLLKKLVYLSLGLAVLLAFIGVKLVLHALHENTLPFVNGGEGLPVPEIPISVSLGAIVVILGTTTVASLLKTRHDERQATPVA
- a CDS encoding NlpC/P60 family protein, translated to MTSSRLAHVTVPVANVWTRADSPRAVDAAATAASPDVTGWLALLDERPTDGHDGDGRLGLHGRLDTQLALGEPVLVDDEDPDLPGWVHVVAPWQPSSLDPRGYPGWVRAAHLSEPGDPGEAGVPPLPDVDPQVARLAAEAEHPLLGVSRRHLGLPYLWAGATPYGLDCSGLVHHGFRALGLVVPRDADDQQDAAEPVDLDEVRPGDLYFFTKPGATRAYHVGVVVRPGAMVHAPETGQGLVEEALTPPRQETLSGAGRFVLPL
- a CDS encoding alpha-hydroxy acid oxidase, with the translated sequence MLPLLQDVRRRAHQVVPAPALDYLETGSGQEVTLGEAEQAWRDWRLVPQILAGVGPLSSISTATRVLGDVVATPVLAAPTAYHRFVHDEGELATARGVAAAGSLMVLSSRVTVPLEDVADALRAGGTPWWWQSYLVGERAVTAGLAERAVAAGATAIVLTGDTPYVSVRTRTASGPVPVDEEVLAVNMARHVPRGADLSTALAQAPANLADIRWLHELTGLPVLVKGVLGGEDAQRCLEAGAAGVVVSTHGGRQLDRVVASAHVLPDVVEAVGGAAPVLVDGGIRTGIDVLVALALGADAVLLGRPVVWGLAAGGAQGVGDVLGAVTADLAHGMGLLGAADVAGVRAARHRVVPAGLRR